The Budorcas taxicolor isolate Tak-1 unplaced genomic scaffold, Takin1.1 scaffold212, whole genome shotgun sequence genome contains a region encoding:
- the LOC128071143 gene encoding primary cilium assembly protein FAM149B1-like encodes MTSRYTRKAVPQNLELKGITKHALNHHPLPEQLDEISSANDSREKDLSSQSESDITQESPFTSADTGNSRSAFPSYTSTGISTEGSSDFSWGYGVSFMLLVSWSACVTVLGVRICPF; translated from the exons atgacCTCCAGATACACTAGGAAGGCGGTGCCACAGAACTTGGAGTT GAAAGGAATAACAAAACATGCTCTTAATCATCATCCTCTTCCTGAGCAACTGGATGAAATTTCCTCTGCCAATGACAGCCGTGAAAAGGACCTAAGTTCCCAAAG TGAATCTGACATCACACAAGAATCACCTTTTACATCAGCTGACACTGGAAATTCAAGGTCTGCTTTTCCAAGTTATACAAGCACAGGGATCTCTACTGAAGGCAGCTCGGACTTCTCCTGGGGATATGGTGTGAGTTTTATGTTATTGGTCTCATGGAGTGCTTGCGTGACTGTTCTGGGAGTTAGGATTTGTCCGTTTG